In Thalassoglobus sp. JC818, a single window of DNA contains:
- a CDS encoding DUF1501 domain-containing protein, which produces MSDSRSKLPLEQKRWTRRNALQVGALTAFGLSFGDALRLQRLSSAADSQTPQPAKSCILIWLDGGPSHLETFDLKPNAPSEVRGPLESISTSLPGIGISECLPKTATLLNEIAIIRSMTSPLGEHNLGTHYMMTGYKPSSVLEYPTFGGVSAHLLNSESVLPPNVAVPDFRVGGGKLSGGGYLPIQTRPFSLGADPSKPDFRVRDLRISRGLTLDRLNRRRHFTTELDRMNSIANGQRSSSNVVDPDLERAFDLISSSEAQAAFNLQDEPAEVRSRYGPKSVGQSCLLARRLIENGVRFVTVNHHGWDTHNDLYTRLKEGYTGARTPVGLIPSLDHALSALIQDLKDRRLLDETLIIVMGEFGRTPKLNVNGGRDHWPRVFSVALAGGGVRGGQVIGASDASGESPKDRPVTPSDLAATIYTLLGIDPKLELQTPDGRPVRLTPPEAQVVNELIA; this is translated from the coding sequence ATGTCAGACAGTCGATCGAAATTACCACTTGAACAAAAGAGATGGACACGCAGGAACGCTCTGCAGGTAGGAGCACTGACGGCGTTTGGTCTCAGCTTTGGCGATGCACTCCGCCTGCAGCGACTGAGCAGCGCTGCTGATTCTCAAACTCCACAGCCCGCGAAATCGTGCATCCTGATCTGGCTGGACGGAGGACCAAGCCATCTTGAGACCTTCGACCTTAAGCCCAATGCGCCAAGCGAAGTCCGTGGTCCCTTGGAATCGATTTCAACATCGCTGCCCGGAATCGGAATTAGCGAATGCCTTCCGAAAACCGCAACGCTCCTCAACGAAATCGCGATCATCCGATCGATGACCTCTCCGCTGGGAGAACATAATCTCGGCACACACTACATGATGACTGGATACAAACCGAGTTCGGTCCTTGAGTATCCAACGTTTGGAGGAGTCAGTGCTCACTTGCTGAACTCCGAGTCAGTGCTTCCTCCAAATGTGGCCGTTCCAGACTTTCGAGTCGGAGGCGGAAAGCTATCGGGCGGAGGATATCTTCCCATTCAAACGCGTCCGTTTTCTTTAGGAGCCGACCCTTCGAAACCGGACTTTCGAGTCCGCGATTTGCGAATCTCGCGCGGGCTGACTCTCGACCGATTGAATCGCCGCCGCCACTTTACAACCGAACTCGACCGCATGAACAGCATCGCGAACGGGCAGCGGAGTTCTTCAAACGTGGTCGACCCGGACTTAGAGCGGGCGTTTGATCTCATCTCATCCAGCGAAGCACAGGCAGCCTTTAACCTTCAAGACGAACCCGCGGAAGTTCGTTCGCGGTACGGTCCGAAGTCGGTCGGTCAGAGTTGCCTGCTAGCACGACGACTGATTGAGAATGGCGTCCGCTTCGTTACCGTCAATCATCACGGATGGGATACACACAACGACTTGTATACTCGACTGAAAGAAGGCTACACAGGAGCCCGAACTCCAGTCGGTCTCATTCCTTCACTCGATCATGCTTTGTCAGCACTTATTCAAGATCTGAAAGATCGCCGACTGCTGGATGAAACGCTGATCATCGTGATGGGAGAGTTTGGAAGAACGCCTAAGCTGAATGTGAATGGAGGCCGCGATCATTGGCCGCGAGTATTTAGCGTCGCACTCGCCGGAGGCGGAGTTCGAGGAGGGCAAGTCATCGGAGCCAGCGATGCATCCGGTGAGTCTCCGAAGGATCGCCCCGTCACTCCGAGTGACCTCGCTGCGACGATTTATACGCTTCTGGGCATCGATCCGAAACTCGAACTTCAAACGCCTGACGGACGTCCTGTTCGCTTAACGCCTCCGGAAGCTCAAGTCGTGAACGAACTGATTGCCTGA
- a CDS encoding BatA domain-containing protein, whose protein sequence is MTFLQPYILFALPLIALPILIHLINQNRHKTIHWAATMFLVQAKRMSKGIARLRYLLIMLARMLAIAGLIFAVSRPMAGGWLGLTSGSAPETTIIVLDRSVSMEQKGPGTSLSKRETALEKLSQLLAETGGDSRLILFETTSLEPLELTSAADLADLPQTGPTSMASDIPSLLQSVADYVIANESGRTDIWVCSDLRQNDWDPSGGRWEAIRSQLSDREGLRFYLLSYPEVSPSNLAVSVSGVHRRETSGGAELVMDLKLTRDSNEEIDRAVPISFVINGARSTLDVEIAGTEMVRNGYTIPIDRESKEGWGRLEIPGDDNPGDNSYELTYAEPATQQTVIVSDDPDNTELFRLAAQTPVDRTLTYETVTMSSSETAALPWDETALILWQAPLPDAAIAAQLEAFVRSGRTVIFFPPGIPTDAEFLGAKWGDWIESSEVDGFSVERWRTDSDLLANSMSGTPLPVGEIVVRKYCDLEAVESTMLAQLGDGVPLLSRVVTTQGAAYFCTTLPMSPHSNLADNGIVFFIMTHRALASGAAVLGASRNLIAGATSFQDVSDWVPLDDSTSEVLVSQRPFNSGVYQSKDSLVAINRPLAEDTGAIVSEESLEQVLSGLNYVIIDDQAGSQSALANEVWRTFLIAMIIALLLEAVLCLPDRETAATTITQTPVMTSV, encoded by the coding sequence ATGACATTCCTGCAGCCGTACATTTTGTTTGCACTCCCGCTGATCGCGCTGCCGATTCTGATCCATTTGATCAATCAGAATCGACACAAGACGATCCATTGGGCAGCGACAATGTTTCTGGTGCAAGCGAAACGCATGTCGAAGGGCATTGCTCGGCTCCGCTATCTGTTGATTATGCTTGCACGCATGCTGGCGATTGCCGGATTGATATTCGCTGTCAGTCGGCCAATGGCTGGCGGATGGCTGGGTCTGACATCAGGGAGTGCTCCGGAAACGACGATCATTGTTCTCGATCGCTCCGTCAGCATGGAACAGAAAGGACCGGGGACCTCACTCTCGAAACGGGAAACCGCTCTCGAGAAACTCTCGCAACTGCTTGCGGAGACCGGCGGCGATTCCCGGTTGATTCTTTTCGAAACAACAAGTCTGGAACCGCTCGAATTGACATCAGCAGCCGATCTCGCTGATCTGCCTCAGACCGGCCCGACATCAATGGCGAGTGATATTCCGAGTCTACTGCAGTCCGTGGCGGACTACGTGATTGCCAATGAAAGTGGTCGCACAGATATCTGGGTCTGTTCTGATCTTCGACAAAACGACTGGGATCCCTCTGGAGGACGCTGGGAAGCGATCCGTTCTCAGCTGTCAGATCGAGAAGGTCTCCGATTTTACTTGCTCTCGTATCCCGAAGTCTCTCCATCGAATCTGGCTGTCAGTGTTTCAGGCGTTCACCGACGTGAAACGTCCGGCGGTGCGGAACTGGTGATGGACCTGAAGCTCACCCGCGACTCCAATGAAGAAATTGATCGAGCTGTTCCGATCAGCTTCGTCATCAACGGAGCCAGGTCAACGCTGGACGTCGAGATCGCAGGCACAGAGATGGTTCGCAACGGATATACGATTCCGATTGATCGCGAATCCAAGGAAGGCTGGGGACGACTCGAAATCCCGGGCGACGACAATCCCGGTGATAACTCATACGAATTGACATACGCGGAACCCGCGACTCAGCAAACGGTGATTGTCTCTGATGATCCCGACAACACGGAACTCTTTCGTCTCGCTGCGCAAACTCCGGTCGATCGCACGTTGACGTATGAAACCGTGACGATGTCATCTTCTGAAACGGCAGCACTTCCATGGGATGAAACAGCTTTGATCTTATGGCAAGCTCCCCTTCCCGACGCGGCAATTGCTGCTCAACTGGAGGCATTTGTCCGGTCGGGCCGAACGGTCATCTTCTTCCCACCAGGAATCCCGACCGATGCAGAATTTCTAGGTGCAAAGTGGGGAGATTGGATTGAGTCGTCGGAGGTGGACGGATTTTCTGTCGAGCGCTGGCGGACCGATTCTGATCTTCTCGCCAACTCAATGAGCGGCACTCCGCTGCCGGTTGGAGAGATTGTAGTTCGTAAATATTGTGACCTCGAAGCTGTGGAATCCACGATGCTGGCTCAACTCGGTGACGGTGTTCCGCTGTTGTCGAGAGTTGTGACGACCCAAGGAGCGGCTTATTTCTGCACAACATTGCCGATGTCTCCTCATTCAAATCTGGCCGACAACGGCATCGTCTTTTTCATCATGACGCATCGGGCACTGGCGAGTGGCGCGGCGGTCCTCGGAGCCTCTCGCAACCTCATTGCTGGTGCGACGAGCTTTCAGGACGTCTCAGATTGGGTTCCTCTCGACGATTCGACATCGGAAGTTCTCGTTTCTCAGCGTCCATTTAATTCGGGAGTCTATCAGTCGAAGGATTCGCTGGTGGCGATCAATCGACCGCTGGCGGAGGACACCGGGGCGATCGTCTCGGAAGAGAGTCTCGAACAGGTCTTGAGTGGGCTGAATTACGTCATCATCGACGATCAGGCTGGAAGTCAGTCTGCACTCGCGAATGAAGTCTGGAGAACATTTCTGATCGCAATGATCATTGCGCTTTTGCTGGAGGCCGTTCTATGTCTGCCTGATCGAGAGACTGCTGCCACCACTATCACTCAAACCCCAGTCATGACATCGGTATGA
- a CDS encoding DUF1553 domain-containing protein, which yields MRPNWVYWICLTLCAGTTFAEPPSVSETGQDLVDFDTEIVPVLTRFGCNSGACHGAAAGRGELHLSLFGSDPGFDFQSLAREFQGRRVNLVQPDESLVLTKPTEVLLHGGGTRFDDESDAADLIRRWIRQGAQRNESRTLESFEIAHHEIAKADESTTFSISATAKFDDGSTVDATPWTVITVDDPDAVRIDWQTSRVHVTRPGRHVAIARFLDQVVPVIFLVPFESDSNRQKETEGSNFIDDSINSLLTELRIPASEESSDSEFLRRLTLDLTGRLPTPDEVLQFAGDSSTEKRTAAIERMLASDEFTNYWTFLLSQWLRIRADPQDVEGAETYHAWLHQQVADEIPFTEIAASLLLAEGDTHDVGPANFYRTVSGPREQAEFVSEFFMGSRLRCANCHDHPLDHWTQDDYHGLAAIFAEVTSGRIVETKANAEVIHPKTGDAAVPRIPGERTLESAEHGRSTFTNWLTSEENPYFARTIVNRVWKEFMGRGLIEPTDDIRSTNPPTHPELLEQLEFEFRRSNFRLKPLIRLIASSDAYQRSSRPQPDNVFDQQFYSHALSRPLSAEVMCDAISDVLGLPAQFGDRPLGTRAVELAYPQIESKELDVLGRCDRTESCEGSESMTGGLPRFLHQYNGELINTRLSHSTGRLTDHLRSEDSTEAIIEEFYLRALGRVPSDKEWSFWRDELKDSSNPREFLEDVVWSLCTCQEFRTNH from the coding sequence ATGCGACCGAATTGGGTCTACTGGATCTGTTTGACACTCTGTGCTGGGACAACCTTCGCGGAACCGCCCTCTGTTTCGGAAACCGGACAAGACCTCGTCGATTTCGATACGGAAATCGTCCCGGTCCTGACTCGATTCGGATGCAACTCCGGAGCATGTCATGGGGCTGCTGCCGGACGTGGAGAGTTGCATCTCTCGCTCTTCGGAAGTGACCCCGGTTTTGACTTTCAATCGCTCGCCCGAGAATTTCAGGGTCGCAGAGTCAATCTTGTCCAGCCAGACGAAAGTTTAGTCCTGACGAAGCCGACCGAAGTACTGCTGCACGGAGGGGGAACGCGTTTCGATGATGAGAGTGACGCCGCGGATCTCATTCGAAGATGGATTCGACAGGGAGCTCAACGGAACGAGAGTCGAACGCTGGAGTCTTTTGAAATCGCCCACCACGAAATCGCGAAAGCGGATGAATCGACAACGTTTTCGATCTCCGCAACCGCAAAATTTGATGATGGTTCCACAGTCGACGCCACCCCGTGGACAGTGATCACAGTCGACGATCCAGATGCGGTTCGAATCGACTGGCAAACGTCTCGGGTCCACGTAACACGCCCCGGACGCCATGTCGCCATCGCCAGATTTCTCGATCAAGTCGTTCCGGTCATCTTCCTCGTTCCATTCGAAAGTGATTCGAATCGTCAGAAGGAAACTGAGGGTTCGAATTTCATCGATGACTCCATCAACTCTTTGTTGACCGAATTAAGAATTCCCGCCAGTGAAGAATCTTCAGACTCCGAGTTTCTTCGACGATTGACACTCGATCTGACCGGAAGACTTCCGACTCCTGATGAAGTTTTACAATTCGCAGGTGACTCATCGACCGAGAAAAGAACCGCGGCGATTGAACGAATGTTGGCCTCCGATGAGTTCACCAACTACTGGACATTCTTGCTCTCGCAATGGCTGCGAATTCGAGCTGATCCTCAGGATGTTGAAGGGGCTGAGACTTATCATGCGTGGCTGCATCAGCAAGTCGCAGACGAAATTCCATTCACCGAAATCGCTGCTTCCTTGTTGCTTGCAGAGGGAGACACGCACGATGTCGGTCCCGCGAACTTCTATCGAACGGTTAGCGGACCGCGGGAACAGGCCGAGTTCGTTAGCGAATTTTTCATGGGCAGCCGACTGCGCTGCGCGAACTGTCACGACCATCCGCTCGATCACTGGACACAGGACGACTATCACGGTTTAGCAGCCATTTTTGCAGAAGTCACTTCAGGCCGAATCGTTGAAACGAAGGCTAACGCTGAAGTCATTCATCCCAAGACCGGGGACGCCGCCGTTCCCAGAATTCCGGGGGAACGCACACTCGAAAGCGCCGAACATGGCCGATCGACCTTCACGAACTGGTTGACCAGCGAAGAGAATCCTTACTTCGCAAGAACGATCGTCAATCGTGTCTGGAAGGAGTTTATGGGACGCGGCTTGATCGAACCGACCGATGACATCCGTTCCACAAATCCTCCCACTCATCCAGAACTTCTAGAGCAACTGGAATTCGAATTTCGCCGTTCGAACTTCCGCTTAAAGCCTCTCATTCGGCTGATCGCTAGCAGCGACGCCTATCAAAGAAGCTCACGTCCTCAACCAGACAACGTGTTCGATCAACAGTTTTATTCGCACGCGCTCAGTCGTCCGCTCTCTGCGGAAGTGATGTGCGATGCCATCTCCGACGTTCTCGGACTTCCCGCTCAATTCGGGGACAGACCCCTTGGAACACGAGCGGTTGAGTTGGCTTATCCTCAGATCGAATCGAAGGAACTGGACGTTCTCGGACGATGTGACCGAACCGAGTCATGCGAAGGAAGCGAGAGCATGACGGGGGGATTGCCACGATTCTTGCATCAGTACAACGGGGAACTCATCAACACACGACTTTCGCACTCAACGGGTCGATTGACAGACCACCTGCGATCCGAAGACTCCACTGAAGCGATCATCGAAGAATTTTACCTGCGTGCACTTGGGCGCGTTCCAAGTGACAAGGAATGGAGTTTCTGGCGTGATGAACTCAAAGATTCCAGCAATCCGAGAGAATTCCTCGAAGACGTCGTCTGGAGCCTCTGCACGTGTCAGGAATTTCGGACGAATCATTGA
- a CDS encoding DUF3500 domain-containing protein yields the protein MTNFAPRVTRRSFLETASATALSATLAPSLFAAPSRSSSAETVVQEFYETLSPEQRKEICFDFNNELRKRISANWHVTKPVIGDDFYTDSQQAMIHKIVKGMTSPDGYERLVEQTEFDDGGIDFYSVAVFGNPNEEKFQFELTGRHLTLRADGNSVDKAAFGGPIVYGHGEEGKPEENIYFYQTQQTNRVFEALDSDQRKSALLKSAPKEAAVLTQRKDPHYPGIQVGTMSDDQKQLVKETLGVLLAPYREEDKAEVMQILEGMGGVEELRMAFYQQGDLASDKVWDIWRIEGPQFVWHFRGAPHVHAYINIGGAF from the coding sequence ATGACGAACTTCGCACCACGAGTGACTCGACGCTCATTTCTGGAAACTGCCAGCGCGACTGCTCTTTCAGCGACACTCGCTCCCAGCCTGTTCGCAGCTCCATCACGATCAAGCTCAGCCGAAACAGTTGTGCAAGAGTTCTATGAGACACTCTCACCTGAACAGCGGAAGGAAATCTGCTTCGATTTCAACAATGAGCTGCGCAAGCGGATCAGTGCGAACTGGCACGTCACGAAACCTGTGATCGGTGATGACTTCTACACTGACTCGCAGCAGGCAATGATCCACAAAATCGTCAAGGGGATGACAAGTCCCGACGGGTACGAACGTCTGGTCGAACAGACCGAATTCGATGATGGAGGAATCGATTTCTACAGCGTGGCTGTCTTCGGAAATCCCAATGAGGAAAAGTTTCAATTCGAGCTGACCGGACGTCATCTCACCTTGAGAGCAGATGGCAACAGCGTCGACAAAGCCGCTTTCGGTGGGCCGATCGTCTACGGTCACGGTGAAGAAGGAAAACCGGAAGAGAACATTTACTTCTACCAGACTCAGCAGACCAATCGTGTCTTCGAAGCACTCGACAGCGATCAGCGAAAATCGGCATTGCTGAAATCAGCACCAAAAGAAGCAGCGGTCTTGACTCAAAGAAAAGATCCCCACTACCCGGGAATCCAAGTCGGGACGATGTCCGATGATCAGAAGCAACTCGTCAAAGAGACACTCGGCGTGCTGCTGGCCCCTTACCGCGAGGAAGACAAAGCAGAAGTGATGCAAATCCTCGAAGGCATGGGCGGCGTTGAAGAACTACGCATGGCCTTCTATCAGCAAGGTGATCTTGCAAGCGACAAGGTCTGGGACATCTGGCGAATCGAAGGGCCTCAGTTCGTCTGGCACTTCCGAGGGGCTCCACATGTCCACGCTTACATCAACATTGGCGGAGCGTTCTAA
- a CDS encoding DUF58 domain-containing protein gives MRDFIDPKVISRLSALPIDARMPMIGSVSGRHRSPTRGSSLEFSEYRKYVPGDDTRRLDWRAWGRSDRFFIKEYEADTNLRLCLIVDVSGSMNFGIDGTQEVGQRKIDYARKLAGTLAYLASSQGDAVGLYCAAEDFRREIPPKRSGAHLRFILDELGEIEGKGETGLAEALHQAAERIAQRALVVIISDLFLEPESLKSAFQHLRFRKHDVAVFHLLEQNEIDFQFDRPMRFQDLEGAAPMLVDPTTIAKQYRQAVQAYLSALTTIVRDSAIDYHRVTIAEDYSDVLVRFLLARKL, from the coding sequence ATGCGAGATTTCATCGACCCCAAAGTCATTTCCCGGCTTTCCGCACTTCCGATCGATGCACGCATGCCGATGATCGGTAGTGTCTCCGGTCGGCATCGGAGTCCAACGCGCGGTTCCAGCCTCGAGTTTTCCGAGTACCGAAAATATGTCCCCGGAGATGATACACGCCGACTCGACTGGCGAGCGTGGGGGCGCAGCGATCGGTTCTTCATTAAGGAATATGAAGCGGACACGAATCTACGACTGTGCCTGATCGTCGATGTGAGCGGGTCGATGAATTTTGGAATCGACGGGACCCAGGAAGTCGGTCAACGGAAGATTGACTACGCACGGAAACTTGCCGGCACGCTTGCTTACCTCGCTTCGAGTCAGGGTGATGCAGTCGGTCTGTATTGTGCTGCAGAAGACTTTCGCCGTGAGATTCCTCCCAAGCGAAGCGGCGCGCATTTGCGATTCATTCTCGATGAGTTAGGAGAAATTGAAGGCAAAGGTGAGACGGGACTGGCTGAGGCTCTGCATCAGGCAGCGGAGCGAATTGCACAGCGGGCGCTGGTTGTCATTATTTCAGATTTGTTTTTGGAGCCGGAGTCACTGAAGAGTGCTTTTCAGCATCTACGATTCCGCAAGCACGATGTGGCTGTCTTTCACCTGCTCGAACAGAACGAGATAGATTTTCAGTTTGATCGTCCGATGCGTTTTCAGGATCTGGAAGGAGCAGCTCCAATGCTGGTCGATCCGACGACGATTGCCAAGCAGTACCGACAGGCGGTGCAGGCTTACCTTTCGGCTTTGACGACCATCGTTCGCGATTCCGCAATTGATTACCATCGCGTGACGATTGCCGAAGACTACTCGGATGTGTTGGTGCGGTTCCTGTTGGCTCGCAAGCTCTAA
- a CDS encoding NAD(P)-dependent oxidoreductase, whose product MNQNSPEIGLIGIGLLGTAIANRLLHGTSSIHGYDCDPLQVESFAESGGTPSQSIKEVALRSQLVFLCLPNSDVVANVITELHALRNQSQQTAIRTIIDTTTGRPDEVIANAEQLKQLGIQYVEATVAGSSQQVSDGSAIIFLGGADCLTSDERKILRKVAPQQFELGAIGEATRFKLVHNLLLGLNRAVLAEALAFAESLGFDVRRTLSILEQSPAASSVMQSKGQKMVKRDWSPQAKLAQHLKDVGIILSTASEAGARTPFSVLHSVLLEQCVRAGLGDADNSAIREAFDRLTADGD is encoded by the coding sequence ATGAATCAGAATTCACCTGAGATCGGGTTGATCGGGATTGGTTTGCTAGGGACGGCCATTGCCAACAGGCTGCTGCACGGGACGTCGTCTATTCATGGGTACGACTGCGATCCTCTTCAAGTGGAGAGTTTTGCAGAAAGCGGGGGGACGCCATCTCAGTCGATTAAAGAGGTCGCCTTGCGGTCGCAGCTGGTGTTTCTGTGTCTTCCGAATAGCGATGTCGTGGCCAACGTGATCACAGAGTTGCACGCTCTTAGGAATCAAAGTCAACAGACAGCGATTCGCACAATCATCGATACGACAACCGGTCGACCGGATGAAGTCATCGCGAATGCTGAACAATTGAAACAACTTGGAATTCAATATGTGGAAGCGACGGTCGCTGGATCGAGCCAGCAGGTGAGCGATGGATCGGCGATCATCTTTCTCGGCGGCGCCGATTGCCTGACCAGCGACGAAAGAAAGATCCTACGCAAAGTTGCTCCTCAACAATTTGAACTCGGAGCGATCGGGGAAGCGACACGATTCAAGCTAGTGCACAATCTTTTGCTCGGATTGAATCGAGCAGTTCTGGCAGAAGCACTCGCTTTCGCAGAGTCTCTTGGATTCGATGTCAGACGAACTCTGTCGATTCTTGAGCAGTCCCCTGCTGCGTCGTCGGTGATGCAGTCCAAGGGACAGAAGATGGTCAAACGTGACTGGTCACCGCAGGCAAAGTTGGCACAACACCTCAAGGACGTCGGAATCATTCTCAGCACTGCATCGGAGGCGGGGGCGCGGACTCCGTTTTCAGTGTTGCATTCCGTTCTGTTGGAACAATGTGTCCGGGCTGGGCTGGGAGATGCGGACAACAGTGCGATTCGAGAAGCATTCGATCGTCTCACTGCTGACGGTGACTAG
- a CDS encoding MoxR family ATPase — translation MNPESATTQELHEDDVSAIDELRKRYQELKEELGRVIVGQEKVVEQLAICLFAQGHSLLMGVPGLAKTMLVRRLAETMSLSFSRIQFTPDLMPMDITGTDILQETHDGRREFEFVKGPVFANIVLADEINRAPSKTQAAMLEAMQEHRVTVVGRPYELTPPFFVLATQNPVEQEGTYPLPEAQLDRFMFLITVDYPSRAEEIEIARTTTGASLPQLGEIMDAETVLRFQSLVRRLPVPQHIYEYAVDLVRRTRPNVDESPDWLKPLVAWGAGPRAVQYLILGAKSHAALHGSYMARLDDLLAVAEPVLTHRILTNFNAESEGIRSNDVIRRLVEGLNAEVSGKSRGS, via the coding sequence ATGAACCCGGAATCTGCGACCACTCAGGAACTTCATGAGGATGATGTCAGTGCGATCGATGAACTGAGAAAGCGGTATCAGGAGCTGAAGGAAGAGCTGGGACGAGTCATCGTCGGTCAGGAGAAAGTTGTCGAACAACTGGCGATCTGCCTGTTTGCACAGGGCCACTCGCTGCTGATGGGGGTTCCCGGGCTGGCGAAAACGATGTTGGTCCGTCGGCTTGCGGAAACGATGTCTTTGTCGTTCAGCCGAATTCAGTTCACGCCGGATTTGATGCCGATGGACATCACCGGAACGGACATTCTTCAAGAAACACACGATGGCCGCCGGGAGTTTGAATTCGTCAAAGGGCCGGTGTTTGCCAACATCGTGCTCGCGGATGAAATCAACCGGGCTCCATCAAAGACTCAAGCGGCGATGCTGGAAGCGATGCAAGAACATCGCGTGACTGTCGTCGGAAGACCTTACGAGTTGACGCCCCCCTTCTTCGTTCTGGCGACGCAGAATCCAGTTGAGCAAGAGGGAACTTATCCGCTTCCCGAAGCGCAGCTTGATCGATTCATGTTTCTGATTACCGTCGACTATCCCAGTCGTGCGGAGGAAATTGAAATCGCGCGAACGACGACCGGGGCGAGTCTTCCTCAACTCGGGGAGATTATGGATGCTGAGACCGTGTTGAGGTTCCAGAGTCTCGTGCGTCGACTTCCCGTTCCACAGCATATCTACGAATACGCTGTCGATCTTGTGCGTCGAACGCGACCAAATGTTGACGAATCCCCCGACTGGTTGAAACCTCTCGTTGCGTGGGGAGCTGGTCCGCGGGCGGTGCAGTATCTCATTCTCGGAGCGAAATCACACGCGGCACTTCATGGAAGTTACATGGCACGCTTAGATGATTTGTTAGCAGTTGCTGAGCCGGTATTAACCCACCGGATTCTGACGAACTTTAATGCCGAGTCAGAAGGGATACGAAGCAATGACGTGATTCGCAGACTTGTCGAAGGATTAAACGCAGAAGTCAGCGGCAAGTCTCGCGGGAGTTAA
- a CDS encoding alpha/beta hydrolase: MTVTDSTTRTIDVLRFWLRVLFLATIASPIIAGENENTLAAIESPSPEFRQSDHGPLTVPLPVEDVDEEVSLEAEEFSNDSYIGSSSETLPSTTYCPDGYWIVSSRRSVQTIHHKNRPAWGLDAYYCPGNGQIVGSNLASLKAQLVPGIPVCVFSHGSFVTFESQAQQAARAAAYFRSAANGQPLQLIFFTWPSDGPYSYIAPVDVTVRGKRAEFNGFHMATLISSIPESCPVTVIGHSHGSRVALAAMQLASGGPVQDHYYTGSIGNSRRLRVILAAGAMDHNWLNPGERYGVALNRVECLLNLRNQNDLALAWYPLSRPFAKRAIARSGITSRDMRTLGYNAQKIRQVDITNRLGSNHQWPEYYSDPVVLGTILPYLVSF; the protein is encoded by the coding sequence ATGACTGTGACGGACAGTACGACCCGGACAATTGATGTATTACGATTCTGGTTGCGCGTTCTCTTTCTCGCGACGATTGCTTCCCCAATCATCGCCGGCGAAAACGAGAACACGCTCGCTGCCATTGAATCGCCATCACCCGAGTTTCGTCAATCAGATCACGGTCCGCTGACCGTTCCACTTCCTGTCGAAGATGTGGACGAAGAAGTCAGCCTTGAAGCGGAAGAGTTCAGTAACGATTCCTATATCGGCTCTTCGAGCGAAACGTTACCCAGCACGACTTATTGCCCGGACGGATACTGGATCGTCAGCAGCCGCAGAAGTGTGCAGACCATTCACCACAAGAATCGTCCTGCATGGGGTTTGGATGCGTATTACTGTCCCGGAAATGGACAGATCGTCGGCTCGAACCTTGCATCACTGAAGGCTCAACTCGTTCCCGGAATTCCTGTGTGCGTCTTCTCACATGGAAGTTTCGTGACCTTCGAGAGTCAAGCCCAACAAGCCGCTCGCGCCGCAGCTTACTTTCGAAGTGCAGCCAACGGTCAGCCGCTTCAGTTGATTTTCTTCACCTGGCCCAGTGACGGACCTTATTCTTACATCGCCCCGGTCGATGTCACCGTGCGAGGCAAACGTGCCGAGTTCAACGGCTTTCACATGGCGACACTGATTTCATCGATCCCGGAATCGTGCCCGGTGACTGTCATTGGTCACAGCCACGGCAGCCGCGTCGCCTTAGCTGCCATGCAGCTGGCATCTGGCGGTCCGGTTCAAGACCACTACTACACTGGTTCGATCGGCAACTCTCGTCGCCTGCGTGTGATTCTCGCTGCGGGAGCCATGGACCACAATTGGTTGAATCCCGGAGAGCGTTACGGCGTGGCACTCAATCGCGTGGAATGCTTACTCAACCTGCGAAACCAGAACGACCTCGCACTCGCCTGGTACCCGCTTTCACGTCCCTTCGCAAAACGCGCAATCGCACGGTCAGGGATTACATCGCGAGACATGCGAACCCTCGGATACAACGCCCAGAAAATCCGACAGGTGGACATTACCAACCGCCTCGGATCGAATCATCAGTGGCCGGAATACTATTCCGATCCAGTTGTGCTCGGGACGATTCTTCCGTATCTCGTTTCTTTCTGA